The proteins below come from a single Drosophila kikkawai strain 14028-0561.14 chromosome 3R, DkikHiC1v2, whole genome shotgun sequence genomic window:
- the LOC108080891 gene encoding nose resistant to fluoxetine protein 6, which yields MVKGIAIVLICGLAIISASQPKDAETHQHFKFLKTPASNLLDLDIMEGRTGRTDDGKCLADMDKVVEGLKAGSFWALKMIDSWGSFPSGLLTGTFYDLGNFDECLRIHQVISSSQTIQGKYCFLAVPLKDVVDTGIESLETMQVKIATCFPASCSATQMEMFVGQMYQNIFNSSDSSLNISIDEDGCQTSESEPWDWLTIFTVVILSLLTFIVALCTLYDYFLCPNQKQLPALVKIISARANSRALFRVVDDSSNPNVISCLNGIRCLSLIWVVYLHEHMYSLISPNINFTHAISWLEKPFASFFLHGYFSVDSFLFIGGLLVSMTALRTMEKTKGKLNVPMMYVHRIIRILPVLAMAILVYMKMMPIVSGGPLFKSGFHGKEACENGWYWDLLFVQNYATENVCLDQSWYLAVDMQLYIISPLLLIALYKWGKKAAAGILVLIVLLSGCLFATQMVNHYSMMRNKGGADSEANAKLYLATHTHAAPWLIGFLFGYFLHLNRGKEFELNRLVVWSGWVLSLSMIFTSIFALYPAGKWSAPALSTVEESLYYTLTRVGWPLALCWIVLACMQGYGSLANSLLSSPLWQPLSRLSYSIFIWHMFVQEVNSRNVRTSTYFSTYKVMLNFWSDFGISLVMSYFLYLIIEAPIGGLDALWRPRGNPKPLTSAAAPMNQTDNNVNPDKPTPA from the exons ATGGTCAAGGGTATTGCCATTGTGCTGATTTGCGGGCTTGCAATAATTAGTGCCTCACAGCCAAAGGACGCTGAGACTCATCAGCACTTCAAGTTCCTGAAGACTCCGGCTTCCAATTTATTGGATTTGGATATAATGGAAGGACGAACTGGAAGAACAGATGATGGGAAATGCCTGGCAGACATGGACAAAGTTGTGGAGGGCTTGAAAGCTGGAAGCTTCTGGGCACTAAAAA TGATCGATTCTTGGGGATCCTTTCCCTCGGGTCTGCTCACTGGAACATTCTACGATCTGGGAAACTTTGACGAGTGTCTTAGAATCCATCAGGTGATTAGCAGCAGTCAAACCATCCAGGGAAAATACTGCTTCTTGGCCGTGCCCCTCAAGGATGTCGTGGATACTGGAATCGAATCTTTGGAGACCATGCAGGTCAAAATTGCCACCTGTTTTCCGGCCTCCTGCTCGGCCACCCAAATGGAGATGTTTGTAGGGCAGATGtaccaaaatattttcaactcCAGCGACAGTAGCTTGAATATCAGTATCGATGAAGACGGTTGCCAGACGAGCGAATCTGAGCCCTGGGACTGGCTTACTATTTTTACAGT TGTTATTCTGTCGCTGCTAACTTTCATAGTGGCTTTGTGCACTCTCTACGACTACTTTCTGTGTCCAAATCAAA AGCAACTTCCAGCTTTGGTGAAGATTATATCGGCCAGGGCCAATTCTCGAGCTCTTTTCCGCGTGGTGGATGACAGCTCCAACCCAAATGTGATCTCCTGTCTGAATGGCATTCGCTGCCTGTCCCTCATCTGGGTGGTTTACCTCCATGAGCACATGTACTCCCTGATTTCACCGAACATAAACTTTACCCATGCAATTTCG TGGCTGGAGAAACCATTTGCCAGCTTTTTTTTGCATGGATATTTCTCAGTAGATTCGTTCCTATTTATTGGCGGCCTACTAGTATCCATGACAGCCCTGCGGACTATGGAAAA AACCAAGGGAAAACTAAATGTTCCGATGATGTATGTGCATCGCATTATTCGAATCCTTCCCGTCCTGGCCATGGCCATTCTGGTCTACATGAAGATGATGCCAATAGTGAGTGGAGGACCACTGTTTAAGAGTGGTTTTCATGGCAAAGAGGCTTGTGAGAATGGTTGGTACTGGGACTTGCTCTTTGTCCAGAATTATGCCACGGAGAATGTG TGTCTGGATCAGTCCTGGTATCTGGCAGTGGACATGCAGCTCTACATCATCTCCCCGCTCCTGCTGATCGCCCTCTACAAATGGGGCAAGAAGGCGGCGGCTGGCATATTGGTGCTAATCGTTCTGCTCTCTGGTTGTCTGTTTGCCACGCAGATGGTCAACCACTACTCCATGATGCGCAA taAGGGCGGGGCAGATAGCGAGGCCAATGCGAAGCTGTACCTGGCCACCCATACACATGCTGCTCCCTGGCTAATTGGGTTCCTTTTCGGCTACTTTCTGCACCTGAATCGGGGAAAGGAATTCGAGCTTAATAGACTAGTTGTGTGGTCTGGTTGGGTCCTCAGCCTGTCCATGATCTTCACTTCGATATTCGCCCTCTATCCGGCGGGAAAGTGGAGTGCTCCTGCTCTGTCCACTGTGGAGGAGTCCCTGTACTATACCCTCACCCGGGTGGGCTGGCCACTGGCCCTCTGTTGGATCGTCTTAGCCTGTATGCAAGGATACGGCAGCTTGGCGAACAGCTTGCTCTCCTCGCCGTTGTGGCAACCTCTCTCCAGGCTCTCCTACTCCATCTTCATCTGGCACATGTTTGTCCAGGAAGTGAACAGCAGAAATGTGAGAACCAGCACCTACTTCTCGACCTACAAAGTG ATGCTCAACTTCTGGTCGGACTTCGGCATCAGTCTGGTGATGTCTTACTTTTTATATCTCATCATCGAGGCACCGATCGGAGGTCTTGATGCCCTTTGGAGACCCAGAGGAAATCCAAAGCCCTTGACTTCAGCTGCGGCTCCCATGAATCAGACTGATAACAACGTAAATCCAGACAAGCCGACGCCAGCCTAG
- the LOC108080931 gene encoding nose resistant to fluoxetine protein 6-like produces the protein MVKVATVFAICWLGIIGSSGLIEASRPDFIDLLMLPQRLRELRPVGVELANVSIAKIEDKAWGLKEVACFADLTRWLEALKNKDFWALKMVDAWGSKPSGLYYGNFYSLGNFDECLSISTQFNSSYIRGKYCLLSVSLGEILGIAALKTRPVNIGTCFPASCSAAQAEEYLEQALHSFSFNISSSLSISESTCQTNESKAWDGLTIFTVVVLSAMAILVALFTIYDYFVGSQAAESSALVKAFSARANSRALFRIVERNSNPKVIDCLHGIRCLSIIWVVFSHVYLYFMPMPNINLFQVISWAETPFANVVLHGVFSVDSFFFLGGLLVSLIALSLMVHTKGKLNVPLMYLHRLIRILPVLAVAILVYMKLMPLVSGGPLFYNGYHGKEACEKGWYWTLLFIQNYATTDILYLISPFLLLALWKWGWKAVTGIGVLIVLLSGCLLATMMVNHFSFLIKNTSGNDLASHKLYQATHRHAAPWLIGFLFGYFLHVNRGKKFRLNALAVITGWLLSLSMLAASLFALYPASRWSAPALSTVEESLYYTLSRLAWPLALCWIVFACMQGYGGLANSFLSSPLWQPLSRLSYSVYIWHMFVVEVTSKSVRTSVYFSDYSAMLKFWSDFGFTVILSYVFYLIIEAPLGGFDSLFRLRKKTTPQQE, from the exons ATGGTTAAAGTTGCCACCGTTTTTGCGATCTGCTGGTTGGGCATCATCGGATCATCTGGATTGATCGAGGCCTCGAGGCCAGACTTCATAGATCTCTTGATGCTACCCCAACGATTAAGGGAACTACGGCCGGTCGGAGTAGAGCTTGCCAATGTCAGCATAGCCAAAATCGAGGATAAGGCCTGGGGCCTGAAGGAAGTCGCGTGCTTTGCAGACTTGACCCGCTGGCTTGAAGCCCTGAAGAATAAAGATTTTTGGGCACTTAAAA tgGTCGATGCTTGGGGCTCCAAACCGTCGGGTCTATATTACGGTAACTTTTACAGCCTGGGAAACTTTGATGAGTGCCTGAGCATCAGCACGCAGTTCAACAGCTCGTATATCAGGGGAAAGTATTGCCTTCTCAGTGTGTCCCTCGGGGAAATACTTGGCATTGCTGCTCTGAAGACTAGGCCCGTCAATATAGGAACTTGCTTTCCAGCCTCGTGCTCAGCCGCTCAGGCGGAAGAGTATTTGGAACAAGCCCTGCACAGCTTCAGCTTTAATATTTCTTCCAGTCTGAGTATAAGCGAGTCAACTTGCCAGACAAACGAAAGCAAGGCCTGGGATGGACTGACAATTTTCACAGT GGTGGTCTTGTCGGCTATGGCTATTCTTGTAGCATTATTCACGATCTACGACTATTTTGTAGGAAGCCAGGCAG CCGAATCTTCAGCCTTGGTTAAGGCATTTTCGGCCAGGGCCAATTCAAGAGCCCTTTTTCGTATTGTGGAGAGGAATTCCAACCCAAAAGTTATCGATTGCTTGCATGGCATTCGGTGCCTATCGATTATCTGGGTCGTCTTTTCCCAcgtatatttgtattttatgcCCATGCCCAATATAAACCTATTTCAAGTAATTTCG TGGGCTGAAACACCCTTTGCAAATGTTGTCCTACATGGTGTATTCTCGGTAGATTCCTTTTTCTTTCTCGGGGGATTGTTGGTTTCCCTGATTGCCTTGAGTTTGATGGTGCACAC GAAGGGAAAACTGAACGTGCCACTGATGTATCTGCACCGCCTGATCCGAATCCTGCCCGTCCTGGCTGTCGCCATTCTCGTCTACATGAAGCTCATGCCCCTTGTTTCTGGAGGACCTCTCTTCTACAACGGCTACCACGGCAAAGAGGCCTGTGAAAAGGGATGGTATTGGACCCTACTGTTTATCCAGAACTACGCCACCACGGATATT TTGTATTTAATCTCAccgttcctcctcctcgctctCTGGAAATGGGGATGGAAGGCTGTGACCGGCATAGGGGTACTCATAGTCTTGCTGTCGGGCTGCCTTTTGGCCACCATGATGGTAAACCACTTCTCCTTTCTGATCAA GAATACGAGTGGAAATGATTTGGCCAGTCACAAGCTGTACCAGGCTACCCACAGGCACGCTGCTCCCTGGCTCAttggatttctttttggttatTTCCTGCATGTGAACCGGGGAAAGAAGTTCCGCCTGAATGCTCTGGCTGTGATCACGGGCTGGCTTCTCAGTTTGTCCATGCTGGCCGCCTCGCTCTTTGCCCTTTATCCAGCGAGCAGGTGGAGCGCTCCAGCTCTGTCCACTGTGGAGGAGTCCCTGTACTACACCCTCAGTAGACTGGCTTGGCCACTGGCTCTCTGCTGGATCGTCTTCGCCTGCATGCAGGGATACGGAGGGTTGGCCAACAGCTTTCTATCCTCGCCGCTGTGGCAACCCCTCTCCAGACTCTCTTACTCCGTGTACATCTGGCACATGTTCGTCGTAGAGGTAACCAGCAAAAGCGTCAGGACGAGTGTATATTTCTCTGACTACTCTGCG ATGCTCAAGTTTTGGTCGGACTTTGGCTTCACCGTTATATTGTCCTATGTATTCTACCTCATCATTGAAGCACCTCTGGGAGGATTCGACAGTTTATTCAGGTTACGAAAAAAGACTACACCACAGCAAGAATAA
- the LOC108080985 gene encoding nose resistant to fluoxetine protein 6 produces the protein MPNVVSILLFAGLVVIGAAQSKDPAVLQQYEILQQIEALGVEFTKYFRNVTLQSLGVLDFQAPRQEDIVCIQDLAEVIKGLSSRQRWALKMIDSWGSIPTGLLTGNAFDLGNFDECLSISQSISSKQEINGKYCFLLVSNLRIATCFPASCSAMQMQPFVDQLFHKIINSSNSSISGKISEASCQTSDLVPWDGLTIFTIVVLSLMACVVISFTLFDFIMCHDQKNLPAVIRALSARANSRALFRIVPNKTNPNVIECFHGIRCMSLLWVIYAHEYIFFTTSPNLNSADMQDWAVQPFSSFILHGYFSVDSFFVLGGLLVSMIALRAMEKTKGRLNPLLMYLHRIIRILPVVAIAILVYMTMMNVVSGGPMLKHGYHGKVACSNGWYWTLLFIQNYAVLDICLDHTWYLAVDMQLYIISPLLLIALYKWKNKAVAGIVCLIVLLSGCLFATQMINKYSLLIKNNSEVTEIANKKLYLATHRHAAPWLIGFLFGYFLHVNRGIKFLIRRPIVWTGWLLSLAMIFTSIFALYPAAQWSAPPLSILEESLYYTLTRLAWPLAICWIIFACMQGYGGLANSFLSSPMWQPLSRLSYSMYIWHMFIQEVNSRNVRTNSYFSNYTAMEHFWFDLGFTVLMSFLLYILIEAPLCGFDSLLRPRRISPAVERPQLISDHGNAPGGPNETENKPITLSD, from the exons ATGCCCAACGTTGTTAGTATTTTATTGTTCGCGGGGCTCGTTGTCATCGGTGCCGCGCAGTCGAAGGACCCTGCAGTGTTGCAGCAATACGAGATTTTGCAACAAATTGAAGCCTTGGGAGTGGAATTTacgaaatattttagaaatgtCACTCTGCAAAGCTTGGGTGTGTTGGATTTCCAAGCGCCCAGACAGGAGGATATCGTATGCATCCAGGATTTGGCAGAAGTTATAAAAGGTCTCTCCAGCAGGCAACGTTGGGCACTGAAGA TGATCGATTCGTGGGGATCAATTCCCACTGGACTTCTAACTGGTAATGCCTTCGACTTGGGCAACTTCGACGAGTGTCTATCAATTAGTCAGTCCATTAGCAGCAAGCAggaaataaatggaaaatattgttttctCCTTGTAAGCAATTTAAGAATTGCTACTTGCTTTCCGGCTTCTTGTTCAGCCATGCAAATGCAGCCCTTTGTGGACCAACTTTTTCACAAAATAATCAACTCTAGCAACTCCAGCATAAGTGGGAAAATCAGTGAAGCCAGCTGCCAGACAAGTGATCTCGTACCTTGGGATGGTCTGACCATTTTCACAAT AGTGGTGTTATCTTTGATGGCATGCGTAGTGATATCGTTCACACTGTTTGACTTTATTATGTGCCATGATCAGA AAAATCTTCCTGCCGTGATAAGAGCTCTTTCAGCTCGGGCCAACTCCAGAGCTCTTTTCCGAATTGTGCCCAACAAAACGAACCCAAATGTAATCGAGTGCTTCCATGGTATCCGCTGCATGTCACTCCTCTGGGTAATTTATGCCCATGAGTACATATTCTTTACAACATCACCCAACCTGAACAGCGCGGATATGCAGGAT TGGGCCGTTCAACCGTTTTCCAGCTTTATTCTGCACGGCTACTTTTCGGTGGACTCCTTTTTCGTCCTTGGTGGCCTACTCGTTTCCATGATTGCTCTACGTGCTATGGAGAA AACAAAGGGAAGACTAAACCCGCTGCTGATGTATCTGCACCGCATTATCCGCATCCTGCCAGTCGTGGCCATCGCCATTCTCGTCTACATGACGATGATGAACGTGGTCAGCGGTGGACCAATGCTCAAACACGGATATCACGGGAAGGTGGCTTGCTCGAATGGGTGGTATTGGACCTTACTCTTCATTCAGAACTACGCAGTCTTGGACATT TGTCTGGATCACACTTGGTACTTGGCGGTGGATATGCAGCTGTACATCATATCTCCGCTTCTGCTAATAGCCCTTTACAAGTGGAAAAACAAAGCTGTTGCTGGAATTGTATGCCTAATAGTCCTGCTCTCGGGCTGCCTGTTTGCCACACAGATGATCAACAAGTACTCACTACTCATTAA aAATAACTCAGAAGTTACTGAAATTGCCAATAAGAAACTGTACTTGGCCACGCACAGGCATGCTGCTCCCTGGCTGATTGGATTTCTGTTCGGTTACTTCCTTCATGTAAATCGAGGCATAAAGTTCCTGATAAGAAGGCCAATAGTGTGGACAGGATGGTTGCTAAGCCTGGCTATGATCTTCACCTCAATCTTTGCCCTCTATCCGGCGGCCCAATGGAGTGCTCCTCCTCTGTCCATCCTCGAGGAGTCCCTGTACTATACCCTCACCCGCTTGGCCTGGCCCCTGGCCATCTGCTGGATCATCTTCGCCTGCATGCAAGGATACGGTGGACTGGCCAACAGTTTCCTCTCCTCGCCCATGTGGCAGCCTCTCTCCAGGCTCTCCTACTCAATGTACATCTGGCACATGTTCATCCAGGAGGTGAACAGCAGGAATGTCAGGACGAACTCTTATTTCTCGAACTACACTGcg ATGGAACACTTTTGGTTCGACTTGGGCTTTACTGTGCTGATGTCTTTtcttttgtacattttaattgagGCCCCTCTGTGCGGATTTGACAGCCTACTTCGGCCTCGCAGGATCTCACCAGCAGTTGAAAGGCCCCAGCTAATTTCAGATCATGGCAATGCGCCGGGAGGTCCCAATGAGACTGAAAACAAGCCCATAACTTTGTCTGACTaa
- the LOC108080892 gene encoding nose resistant to fluoxetine protein 6-like: MNLFVSQMLQRILILDIPSSAMEISDDSCQTSDREPWDGLTIFTVVLLSLMCAIVTVFTAYDYLFCKNQDQLPAIVKAFSARANSRALFRIVENSSNPNVISCLNGIRCLSLFWVVISHEYTTRPFSPLLNLFHAVQWAELPFSSFIVHGFFSVDSFFFLGGLLVSLIALRTMDKTKGKLNVPLMYLHRLIRIVPILAVAILVYTKLMTVVADGPLLQSYSQKTECETGWYWTLLFVNNYTNAKCLGHTWYLSVDMQLFIISPILLIALYKWGKKAAAGIFVLIVLLSGCLFATMMVNNYSMLLKNFSVEAMRKMYFATHTHATPWLIGFLFGYFLHLNKGKKFQLSWVSVWSGWILCLAMIFTSIFALYPDAKWSTHTSTLAEAFYYTLTRVGWPLALCWVVFACMQGHGGLANSFLSPPLWQPLSRLSYSIYMWHMFIQEINAKSVRTNMYFSDYQVMLQWWSDIGISVLVAFLLYLIIEAPIGGLDIFLRPQKNPSAVQKSTSYPVQLQSGQKVDDNVPTKLKVTETVVATKSD, encoded by the exons ATGAATCTTTTTGTGAGTCAGATGTTGCAGAGGATCCTTATCTTGGACATTCCCAGCTCGGCAATGGAAATCAGTGATGACAGCTGCCAGACAAGTGATAGGGAACCGTGGGATGGACTCACTATTTTTACGGT AGTTCTCTTATCACTAATGTGTGCCATTGTGACTGTTTTTACGGCTTACGATTACCTCTTCTGCAAAAACCAAG ATCAGCTTCCCGCTATCGTGAAGGCTTTTTCGGCTAGAGCCAACTCTCGAGCTCTTTTCCGTATAGTGGAGAATAGCTCCAACCCGAATGTCATCAGTTGCCTCAATGGAATCCGTTGCCTTTCTCTCTTCTGGGTGGTTATAAGCCATGAGTACACGACTAGGCCATTTTCTCCGCTTCTCAACCTCTTCCACGCTGTTCAG TGGGCCGAGCTTCCGTTCTCCAGCTTTATTGTGCACGGATTCTTTTCAGTGGATTCATTTTTCTTCCTCGGCGGATTGTTGGTGTCCTTGATTGCACTTCGCACAATGGATAA AACCAAGGGGAAACTGAATGTGCCTCTGATGTACCTACACCGATTGATCCGCATCGTTCCCATCCTGGCCGTGGCTATTCTGGTCTATACCAAACTTATGACTGTGGTGGCAGACGGACCTCTGTTACAAAGCTATAGTCAGAAAACAGAATGTGAAACCGGATGGTATTGGACCTTGTTGTTTGTGAACAACTACACCAATGCAAAG tgTCTCGGCCATACCTGGTACTTGTCGGTGGATATGCAGTTGTTCATTATATCTCCGATCCTGCTGATCGCTCTCTACAAATGGGGCAAGAAGGCGGCTGCTGGAATATTCGTCCTTATAGTCCTGCTTTCTGGATGCCTCTTTGCCACGATGATGGTGAATAACTACTCGATGTTGTTAAA gaaCTTCAGTGTGGAAGCCATGCGGAAAATGTACTTtgccacgcacacacatgccACTCCTTGGCTTATAGGGTTCTTGTTTGGGTACTTCCTGCACTTGAACAAGGGCAAGAAGTTCCAGCTAAGTTGGGTTTCTGTATGGTCGGGGTGGATTCTTTGCCTGGCCATGATTTTCACCTCGATCTTTGCTTTATATCCGGATGCAAAGTGGTCTACGCATACGTCAACCCTTGCAGAAGCCTTCTACTACACCCTCACACGAGTGGGTTGGCCTTTAGCTCTCTGCTGGGTTGTCTTCGCCTGCATGCAAGGACACGGGGGACTGGCCAACAGCTTTCTATCCCCCCCGCTGTGGCAACCTTTGTCGAGGCTCTCCTACTCCATCTACATGTGGCATATGTTCATCCAGGAGATCAACGCGAAAAGTGTTAGGACGAACATGTATTTCTCCGACTACCAAGTG ATGCTCCAGTGGTGGTCAGACATCGGTATTTCCGTGCTGGTAGCCTTTTTGCTGTATCTCATCATTGAGGCGCCTATTGGTGGGCTTGACATTTTTCTGCGGCCTCAAAAAAATCCTTCTGCTGTCCAAAAATCAACCTCTTATCCAGTTCAGCTACAATCAGGGCAGAAAGTAGACGATAATGTCCCCACTAAGCTTAAAGTGACGGAAACGGTGGTTGCAACAAAATCTGATTAG
- the LOC108080893 gene encoding nose resistant to fluoxetine protein 6-like produces the protein MDNILGFLILCGIAFSSAALPQEDILNNFQRVKQLRHLGFEFADFFQNVTLSDISLADPRLPTEEDMLCLRDLTLFSSALGNGQMWALKMIDAWGSIPSGLLTGNMYDLGNYDECLNINKDIIEGVSIQGKYCFLETAPSAILAKIYKIRTATCFPASCSAAHMNLFVTTVMQRVLGFSIPSTTMGISDDSCQTSESEPWDALTIFTVVLLSLMGALVAVFTLYDYFLCKNQNQLPAIVKAFSARANSRALFRVVGSNSNPNVIDCLHGIRCLTLFWVIFCHEYSLKLLSPNLNLTHIVPWAELPYTSFVLHGHFSVDSFFFLGGLLVSLLSLRSMDKTKGKLPILKMYLHRLIRIFPILAVAILVYTKLMTVVADGPLLRSGYSGKADCEAGWYWTLLFVNNYTNAKCLGHSWYLSVDMQLYIISPILLIAVFKWGKKAAAAIFVLIILLSGCLFATMMVNNLSMLLKSTTTDAMQKLYYPTHVHATPWLIGFIFGYFLHVTRGKKFQLSWLSVGLGWILCLALIFTSIFALYPNAKWTAAPLSTLAESFYYTLTRVGWPLALCWVVFACMQGYGGLANSFLSSPLWQPLSRLSYSIFIWHLFIVEINARNFRTNSYFSDYRVILQWWSDIGISALVSYLLYLIIEAPLGGLDIFLRPQIKPIDVKNPDFHSDQTQQGQIYDNASSEMEGAGTTYPKQTE, from the exons ATGGACAACATACTCGGTTTTCTTATTCTCTGCGGTATCGCTTTTTCTAGTGCCGCGCTGCCGCAGGAAGATATCCTTAATAATTTCCAAAGGGTAAAGCAGCTCCGTCATTTAGGTTTTGAATTCGCCGACTTCTTTCAAAATGTAACTCTCAGTGATATAAGCTTGGCAGATCCCCGACTGCCCACTGAGGAGGATATGTTGTGTCTTCGGGACTTGACTCTGTTTTCAAGTGCTCTAGGCAATGGCCAAATGTGGGCCTTGAAAA TGATCGATGCATGGGGTTCCATACCCTCTGGCCTTCTAACCGGCAACATGTATGACCTGGGAAACTACGACGAGTGCCTCAATATCAACAAGGATATCATCGAGGGCGTCAGCATTCAAGGAAAATACTGTTTCCTAGAAACTGCTCCAAGTGCGATTCTCgcgaaaatatacaaaataaggACAGCCACTTGCTTTCCCGCCTCTTGCTCGGCAGCTCATATGAACCTATTTGTGACCACGGTTATGCAAAGAGTTCTTGGCTTTAGCATTCCAAGCACCACAATGGGTATCAGTGATGACAGCTGCCAGACGAGTGAAAGTGAACCATGGGATGCACTCACTATTTTCACAGT TGTGCTCCTATCACTAATGGGTGCCTTAGTGGCTGTCTTTACGCTCTACGATTACTTTCTGTGCAAGAATCAAA ATCAGCTTCCCGCTATAGTGAAGGCGTTTTCGGCCAGGGCCAACTCTCGAGCTCTATTCCGAGTCGTGGGAAGTAACTCCAACCCGAATGTTATTGACTGTCTTCATGGCATCCGGTGCTTGACTCTCTTCTGGGTTATTTTCTGCCACGAATACTCACTTAAACTTCTCTCGCCTAATCTGAACCTTACGCATATTGTGCCG tGGGCTGAGCTACCATACACTAGTTTTGTGTTACACGGCCACTTTTCAGTGGATTCCTTTTTCTTCCTCGGCGGTTTGCTGGTGTCATTGCTTTCACTGCGCTCAATGGATAA AACCAAGGGAAAACTGCCAATACTCAAGATGTATCTTCATCGTTTGATCCGAATCTTTCCTATTTTGGCCGTGGCTATTTTGGTCTACACCAAACTCATGACTGTCGTGGCAGACGGACCTCTACTTCGAAGCGGTTACAGCGGCAAAGCGGACTGTGAGGCCGGCTGGTATTGGACCTTGTTGTTTGTGAATAATTACACAAATGCAAAG TGTCTTGGTCACTCCTGGTACTTGTCGGTGGACATGCAGCTGTACATCATCTCGCCGATCCTTCTGATCGCTGTATTCAAGTGGGGCAAGAAGGCAGCTGCTGCAATATTTGTCCTCATAATCCTACTCTCTGGCTGCCTCTTTGCCACGATGATGGTCAACAACCTTTCCATGTTGTTAAA AAGCACCACTACGGATGCCATGCAGAAACTGTACTACCCCACTCATGTACATGCCACTCCTTGGCTTATTGGGTTCATATTTGGGTACTTCCTGCACGTGACTAGAGGCAAGAAGTTCCAGCTTAGTTGGTTGTCCGTGGGCTTAGGATGGATTCTCTGCCTGGCCCTGATTTTCACCTCGATCTTCGCCCTCTATCCGAATGCAAAGTGGACTGCTGCACCCCTGTCGACCTTGGCGGAGTCATTCTACTACACCCTCACCAGAGTGGGTTGGCCTTTAGCTCTCTGCTGGGTGGTCTTCGCCTGCATGCAAGGATACGGGGGACTGGCCAATAGCTTTCTTTCCTCTCCGCTTTGGCAGCCCCTCTCCAGACTCTCCTACTCCATCTTTATTTggcatttatttatcgtagagATAAATGCTAGAAATTTTAGGACGAATTCCTATTTCTCCGATTACCGAGTG attCTTCAATGGTGGTCAGATATTGGTATTTCCGCATTAGTTTCCTATTTGCTGTATCTAATCATTGAGGCGCCTTTAGGTGGACTGGATATTTTTCTGCGGCCGCAGATTAAACCAATCGATGTGAAAAATCCTGACTTTCATTCAGATCAGACTCAGCAGGGTCAGATATATGATAACGCTTCTAGTGAAATGGAAGGAGCTGGAACAACTTATCCAAAACAAACCGAATAG